Proteins encoded together in one Mannheimia haemolytica window:
- a CDS encoding Probable TonB-dependent receptor HI_1217 precursor: MKFNTITRILLPVLCIVASQTTFAEEKAKNIMELDTVTVYGTVENPNFENFSKAGSVSSRAMNVNAMQNLDSIVRSVAGGYTQIDPGQGGVSVNIRNMSGLGRVNTLVDGVPQTQLGTSANGGGKFHTDGNGPMSQFSTLIDQNFLTRVDIAKGYNNGAAGLNALAGSANFKTIDVEDILLEQHKVGVLSRFNYGNNDLGKNGMIALAGKVDVLESGSLGSLLAFSKSSISQNYRRGNGTMASDSAYMQGLKNHPESYMGKIAFKPNQDSEFKLSGRQYKNSLVGRNIDSATYSLESSYRPQSDWIDLKFLTAVTETKQDFHDDAKLWTLEDASTKNKMWMFDLNNTSRFESGKLSALLTYGVNLMRNKYSRDLPESKNNDGAIRNAAFGPAGKQNIDSLYLDTEWKYGIFTLNSSLHYSRYQLKGYKPECDSDDMDYCFPSFGFDVNKKHYKLNPSATLAFQVVDWFQPFVSYKQTSRSPNVQEMFNTSRNGLSVNPFLKPESAKTYEIGFNIHQDNVLLNNDILGLKAVYFNSRIKDYLYNLSLYGCGPTVCRNSSDATNAIQFQIYVNHPEKVKNRGWEVELAYDSDAFFVNGSYTRTESTAPTSKGATILYGFGTEAYTQLPKDYATLELGAKLLDKKLTLSSIFKYTGKAKRVGIDLDEDGNIIHEQLPNIPVIIDLYANYKVNKHLTLKVGVQNVMNRNYLDALNAYNSSSSEEYDSDTDTYRFTNSARGRTYTLGAEVRF, from the coding sequence ATGAAATTTAATACAATTACTCGCATTTTGCTTCCGGTGTTGTGTATCGTAGCATCGCAAACTACATTCGCAGAAGAAAAGGCGAAAAATATTATGGAGCTTGATACTGTTACAGTTTATGGCACTGTGGAAAACCCTAATTTTGAGAATTTCAGTAAAGCCGGATCGGTGAGCTCCCGTGCAATGAATGTGAATGCAATGCAAAATTTAGATAGTATTGTCCGCTCTGTCGCAGGTGGTTATACCCAAATTGACCCGGGGCAGGGTGGCGTGAGCGTGAATATTCGTAATATGAGCGGACTCGGTCGGGTAAATACCTTAGTTGATGGCGTGCCACAAACCCAGCTTGGTACATCAGCAAACGGAGGTGGTAAGTTCCACACTGACGGTAACGGGCCAATGAGCCAATTCAGCACTTTAATTGATCAAAATTTTTTAACCCGAGTGGATATTGCGAAAGGTTACAACAATGGTGCAGCCGGGTTGAATGCTTTAGCTGGTAGTGCCAATTTTAAAACGATTGATGTCGAAGATATTCTGCTAGAACAACATAAAGTTGGTGTTTTAAGCCGTTTTAATTATGGCAATAATGATCTAGGTAAAAACGGAATGATTGCACTAGCCGGAAAAGTTGATGTGCTGGAAAGTGGCTCTCTTGGCAGTTTATTGGCTTTTAGCAAAAGTAGTATCAGTCAAAATTATCGGCGAGGTAATGGCACAATGGCAAGTGATTCTGCTTATATGCAAGGGTTAAAAAATCACCCTGAATCTTATATGGGAAAAATTGCCTTTAAGCCAAATCAAGACTCAGAGTTTAAATTGTCCGGACGTCAATATAAAAATAGCTTAGTGGGGCGTAATATTGATAGTGCGACCTATTCCTTAGAATCCAGTTACCGTCCTCAATCTGATTGGATTGATCTGAAATTCCTAACTGCCGTAACAGAAACTAAGCAAGATTTCCACGATGATGCAAAACTATGGACATTAGAAGATGCCTCAACCAAAAACAAAATGTGGATGTTTGATTTGAATAACACCAGCCGTTTTGAGTCAGGGAAATTATCAGCATTATTGACTTATGGTGTAAATTTAATGCGAAATAAATATTCCCGTGATTTACCGGAAAGTAAGAATAATGATGGAGCGATTCGCAATGCAGCTTTTGGGCCGGCAGGTAAGCAAAATATTGATTCCCTTTACCTAGACACTGAATGGAAATACGGTATTTTCACTTTAAATTCAAGTCTTCACTATTCACGCTATCAGTTAAAAGGATATAAGCCAGAATGCGATAGCGATGATATGGATTATTGTTTCCCTTCTTTTGGGTTTGATGTTAATAAAAAACACTACAAGTTGAATCCTTCTGCTACTTTAGCGTTTCAGGTTGTTGATTGGTTTCAACCGTTTGTCAGTTACAAACAAACCTCCCGTTCGCCTAATGTGCAAGAAATGTTTAATACCAGTCGAAATGGCTTGAGTGTGAACCCGTTTTTGAAACCGGAAAGTGCGAAAACCTATGAGATTGGGTTTAATATTCATCAAGATAATGTATTACTCAATAATGATATCTTGGGGCTAAAAGCGGTATATTTTAACTCACGCATTAAAGACTATTTGTATAACCTCTCGTTGTATGGTTGTGGGCCAACAGTATGTCGAAATTCAAGTGATGCTACCAATGCTATACAGTTCCAAATTTATGTGAATCACCCTGAAAAGGTTAAAAATCGAGGTTGGGAAGTTGAGCTGGCTTACGATTCCGATGCTTTTTTTGTCAATGGTAGTTATACCCGAACTGAAAGCACAGCACCCACTTCAAAAGGTGCGACTATTCTTTATGGATTTGGCACTGAAGCTTATACCCAGCTACCAAAAGATTATGCGACTTTGGAGCTAGGGGCTAAATTGCTGGATAAAAAATTAACACTGTCTAGCATTTTTAAATATACAGGCAAAGCGAAACGTGTCGGTATTGATTTAGACGAAGATGGCAACATTATTCACGAGCAGTTACCGAATATTCCGGTGATTATCGATTTATATGCAAATTACAAAGTGAATAAACATTTAACCTTAAAAGTCGGGGTACAAAATGTGATGAACCGAAATTATCTTGATGCCTTAAATGCGTATAACTCTTCCAGCTCAGAAGAGTATGACTCTGATACAGACACCTATCGTTTCACGAATAGTGCCAGAGGTCGAACTTACACACTAGGGGCAGAGGTGCGTTTCTAG
- a CDS encoding Domain of uncharacterised function (DUF1852), translated as MTTNFKCQVHTIEFNEDYQPEQSTRLTTNFANLARGENRKQNLQNAIAMINNRFNDLANWDNPNADRYSVKLDIVSLDIDVEGKGEFFPAIEWLKTYVIDHKTGKTIDGIVGNNFSSFVRDYDFSVLLLDYNKDKKQFSVPEGYGELHGKLFKHLLASPEYTAKYKKPPVICLSVATTRTYTRTTNVHPILGVEYLQDSYSLTDAYFAKMGLKVRYFMPPKSVAPYAFYFDENADLLNDYTNLELISTIATMEAFQKIYRPEIYNANSVAGQVYKGSLTYQDYSVTKVEYDREERTQLAIKQGKYTEEHFIKRYQAILEAWAAEK; from the coding sequence ATGACAACAAATTTTAAATGCCAAGTGCACACCATTGAATTTAATGAGGATTACCAACCAGAGCAGAGCACCCGTTTAACCACCAACTTTGCCAACCTTGCCCGTGGCGAAAACCGCAAGCAGAACCTGCAAAATGCGATTGCGATGATCAACAACCGTTTTAACGATTTAGCGAACTGGGATAATCCGAATGCGGATCGTTATTCGGTGAAATTAGATATTGTTTCGCTGGATATTGATGTCGAAGGCAAGGGCGAGTTTTTCCCAGCGATTGAGTGGTTAAAAACCTATGTTATCGACCACAAAACCGGCAAAACCATTGACGGTATTGTTGGCAATAACTTCTCGTCATTTGTGCGTGATTACGATTTCAGCGTACTGTTACTAGATTATAACAAAGACAAAAAGCAATTTAGCGTACCGGAAGGCTATGGAGAGTTGCACGGTAAATTGTTTAAGCATTTATTGGCATCGCCTGAATATACCGCAAAATATAAAAAACCACCGGTGATCTGTTTAAGCGTGGCAACCACCCGTACCTACACGAGAACCACTAACGTTCACCCGATTTTAGGTGTGGAATATCTGCAAGATAGTTATTCATTAACCGATGCCTATTTTGCGAAAATGGGCTTAAAAGTGCGTTACTTTATGCCGCCAAAATCCGTTGCGCCGTATGCGTTCTACTTTGATGAGAATGCAGACTTGCTCAATGATTACACTAACTTAGAGCTAATCAGCACGATTGCCACAATGGAAGCGTTCCAAAAAATTTACCGTCCGGAAATTTACAATGCCAATTCGGTCGCAGGGCAAGTATATAAAGGCAGCCTGACTTACCAAGATTATTCTGTCACCAAAGTGGAATATGACCGTGAAGAACGCACCCAGTTGGCGATCAAACAGGGTAAATACACCGAAGAGCATTTTATTAAGCGTTACCAAGCGATTTTAGAGGCTTGGGCAGCAGAAAAATAA
- the hmuV_3 gene encoding Hemin import ATP-binding protein HmuV yields the protein MSNLLTCQNLSIVHQQKKLLEIQEVSFEQGKFTAIIGPNGAGKTTLLKALSGNNAQTNSAVFYQHQRLTDLNGYALAQKRAMLSQQSQIAFPLKVEELVQLGREPYRQSEFAKFNEKITAWAMETMSLTALKERSSIQLSGGEQHRAHISRVLSQLVPEPNADLSGSWLLLDEPTNHLDIHHQYQLFSLLQKLKQQGLTIIAILHDPALAINQADHILMLKNGKKFAEMSAKAVAESRLLDDLYEMKMGCRYCPHSGQYYLCPALAES from the coding sequence ATGAGCAATTTATTAACTTGCCAAAATTTAAGCATCGTTCATCAACAAAAAAAGTTGCTGGAGATTCAAGAGGTCTCTTTTGAACAAGGAAAATTTACCGCCATCATCGGTCCAAACGGTGCAGGCAAAACAACCTTACTCAAAGCCTTAAGCGGTAATAATGCACAAACTAACAGTGCCGTATTTTATCAACATCAACGCTTAACAGACTTAAACGGATATGCTCTGGCTCAAAAACGGGCAATGCTCAGCCAACAGAGCCAAATTGCCTTTCCCTTAAAAGTAGAAGAATTGGTACAACTCGGAAGAGAGCCATATCGCCAAAGTGAATTTGCAAAATTTAATGAAAAAATAACCGCTTGGGCTATGGAAACAATGTCTTTAACCGCATTAAAAGAAAGAAGTAGCATACAACTTTCAGGGGGAGAACAACATCGAGCGCATATTTCCCGAGTGCTGTCTCAACTCGTTCCCGAACCGAATGCCGATTTAAGCGGAAGCTGGCTTTTGCTTGATGAACCCACTAACCATTTGGATATTCATCACCAATATCAGCTTTTTTCCTTACTACAAAAGCTGAAACAACAAGGTTTAACCATCATTGCGATTTTGCACGATCCTGCATTGGCGATAAATCAAGCCGATCATATCTTAATGCTAAAAAATGGGAAAAAATTTGCTGAAATGTCCGCCAAAGCAGTCGCTGAAAGCCGTTTATTAGATGATCTGTATGAAATGAAAATGGGCTGTCGCTATTGCCCTCACAGTGGGCAATATTATCTTTGCCCTGCATTAGCTGAAAGTTAG
- the purN gene encoding Phosphoribosylglycinamide formyltransferase: MKKFVVLISGNGSNLQAMIDAQKSADTSGQICGVICNKADAYGLIRAKQAGIPTFVFSRKDYQSNVEMDLAIAEQIEQLGAELIVLAGYMKILTPEFTQRFAGKILNIHPSLLPKYPGLNTYQRAIEAGESEHGTTIHFVNEEVDAGAVVLQAKVPIYPEDEIEDVMARVVEQEHRYYPLVIEWFCSGRLVSQHGKAYLDGKLLPTGGYAED; encoded by the coding sequence ATGAAAAAATTTGTGGTTTTAATTTCAGGGAATGGTTCTAACCTACAAGCAATGATTGATGCGCAAAAATCTGCGGATACAAGCGGTCAGATTTGCGGTGTAATTTGCAATAAGGCAGATGCCTATGGGCTGATTCGAGCTAAACAGGCGGGAATCCCGACATTTGTATTTTCTCGTAAAGATTACCAAAGCAATGTGGAAATGGATCTTGCGATTGCCGAACAAATTGAGCAGTTAGGAGCTGAGTTAATTGTGTTAGCCGGCTATATGAAAATTTTAACGCCTGAATTTACGCAACGTTTTGCTGGCAAAATACTCAATATTCACCCTTCCTTATTACCTAAATACCCGGGGCTAAACACTTATCAAAGAGCGATTGAGGCTGGGGAGAGTGAACACGGCACGACCATTCATTTCGTGAATGAAGAAGTGGATGCGGGTGCGGTGGTATTACAAGCCAAAGTGCCGATTTATCCTGAAGATGAGATTGAAGATGTAATGGCTCGAGTGGTTGAGCAAGAGCATCGATACTATCCGTTGGTGATTGAGTGGTTCTGTTCGGGTAGATTAGTTTCTCAGCACGGCAAAGCGTATTTAGACGGTAAACTGTTGCCTACCGGTGGATATGCCGAAGATTAA
- the xecA1 gene encoding 2-hydroxypropyl-CoM lyase — MSNILLPTSTAGSLPKPSWLAEPEKLWSPWKFEGEELLQAKRDALLVSLAEQIAAGIDIVSDGEQTRQHFVTTFIEHLEGVDFSKREIVRIRNRYDASVPSVVGAVSRPKSVFVDDAKFLRAHTDKPIKWALPGPMTMIDTLYDGHYKSREKLAWEFAKILNEEAKELEAAGVDIIQFDEPAFNVFFDELNDWGVAALERAAEGLKCETAVHICYGYGIKANTDWKQTLGNEWRQYEESFPKLQQSKIDIISLECQNSRVPMDLIELVRGKKVMLGAIDVATNIIETPEQVADTLRKALQFVDADKLYPSTNCGMAPLSRQVAQGKLQALSQGAAILRAELAK, encoded by the coding sequence ATGAGCAACATTCTTCTCCCAACCTCTACAGCCGGCAGCCTACCAAAACCTTCGTGGCTTGCCGAGCCAGAAAAACTGTGGTCACCTTGGAAATTTGAAGGAGAGGAGCTACTTCAAGCCAAACGTGATGCCCTTCTTGTCTCTCTTGCCGAACAAATTGCGGCAGGGATTGATATTGTTAGCGATGGTGAGCAGACCCGCCAGCACTTTGTTACTACCTTTATCGAGCATTTGGAAGGGGTGGATTTTAGCAAGCGTGAAATCGTGCGCATTCGTAACCGTTACGATGCCAGCGTGCCAAGCGTGGTGGGGGCAGTTTCCCGTCCGAAATCGGTGTTTGTGGACGATGCCAAATTCTTGCGTGCGCATACCGACAAGCCAATTAAATGGGCATTACCCGGCCCGATGACGATGATCGACACCCTCTATGACGGTCATTACAAAAGCCGTGAAAAACTGGCGTGGGAATTTGCCAAAATCCTCAACGAAGAAGCCAAAGAGTTGGAAGCAGCAGGTGTCGATATTATTCAATTTGACGAACCGGCGTTTAACGTTTTCTTTGATGAATTAAACGACTGGGGCGTGGCAGCGTTAGAGCGTGCGGCGGAAGGCTTAAAATGCGAAACGGCGGTGCATATCTGCTACGGCTACGGCATTAAAGCCAATACCGACTGGAAACAGACCCTCGGCAATGAATGGCGTCAATACGAAGAGAGTTTCCCGAAACTGCAACAATCAAAAATCGACATTATCTCCTTAGAGTGCCAAAACTCCCGTGTGCCAATGGACTTAATCGAATTAGTGCGTGGCAAAAAAGTAATGCTGGGAGCGATTGATGTGGCTACTAACATTATCGAAACACCGGAACAAGTGGCAGATACGTTACGCAAAGCATTACAATTTGTCGATGCAGATAAACTCTACCCAAGCACCAACTGCGGAATGGCACCACTTTCACGCCAAGTCGCACAAGGTAAATTACAGGCACTCAGCCAAGGGGCAGCGATATTGCGTGCGGAATTAGCAAAATAA
- the hmuT gene encoding Hemin-binding periplasmic protein hmuT precursor: MRTLLFSFIALSMCLNTTNAAEKIVSTAGYASEIVAALGKADKLVGVDTTSVKPQTIMEKKPKIGYRRQLSAEGILSLTPDLIILAPDAGPNAVIEQIKASGIPLLHLGEKPSLAGIREDIQQIAKAIGAESEAKQLTEIILADEKKLADIRSQHSPDKEALVLIDTASQGIFGLGKKSVGEHFLTLLNLNNSFNAEGNKPLSNEALAASKADVILLASRNQAKESATISKLAESSPQYAQLTNTQAGKKGCVFAINILDALGFGPYTAQYAHQILTTIQPCLK; this comes from the coding sequence ATGAGAACCTTACTTTTTTCTTTCATTGCCCTATCAATGTGTTTAAATACCACAAACGCGGCAGAAAAAATTGTTTCAACTGCGGGCTATGCTTCCGAAATTGTCGCAGCACTAGGAAAAGCTGATAAGTTAGTCGGTGTGGATACCACTTCAGTTAAACCTCAAACGATAATGGAGAAAAAACCTAAAATCGGTTATCGTCGCCAGCTTTCTGCTGAAGGTATTCTCTCTTTAACCCCAGATTTGATTATTTTAGCCCCTGATGCCGGCCCTAACGCAGTTATTGAGCAAATTAAAGCCAGCGGTATTCCATTACTTCACTTAGGAGAGAAACCGAGCTTAGCAGGGATTCGTGAGGATATTCAGCAAATTGCCAAGGCGATTGGTGCAGAATCAGAGGCAAAACAATTAACAGAAATCATTCTGGCAGATGAAAAAAAATTAGCGGACATTCGTAGCCAACATTCTCCTGACAAAGAAGCCTTAGTGCTAATTGACACTGCATCGCAAGGCATCTTTGGGCTAGGGAAAAAGAGTGTGGGTGAGCATTTCTTAACCTTGTTAAATCTCAACAATAGTTTCAATGCCGAAGGCAATAAGCCACTCTCCAACGAGGCTTTAGCCGCAAGTAAAGCAGATGTTATTCTATTAGCCTCCCGCAATCAGGCAAAAGAATCTGCAACGATCAGTAAATTAGCAGAATCCAGCCCACAATATGCCCAACTTACAAATACACAAGCGGGCAAAAAAGGCTGTGTTTTTGCAATCAATATTTTAGATGCCTTGGGCTTTGGGCCTTACACTGCTCAATATGCACACCAAATTCTCACCACTATTCAACCTTGTTTAAAATAA
- the glyA gene encoding Pyridoxal-phosphate-dependent serine hydroxymethyltransferase produces MLKRDMNIADYDAVLWQAIQDEDRRQEEHIELIASENYASPRVMQAQGSQLTNKYAEGYPGKRYYGGCEYVDIVEQLAIDRAKALFGADYANVQPHSGSQANAAVYMALLNPGDTILGMSLAHGGHLTHGASVSFSGKIYKAEQYGITDEGLIDYEALRKQAQEVKPKMIVAGFSAYSQVMDWAKMREIADEVGAYLFVDMAHVAGLIAAGVYPNPLPHAHVVTTTTHKTLAGPRGGLILSASGDEEMYKKLQSAVFPAGQGGPLMHVIAAKAVCFKEALEPEFKAYQQQVVKNAKAMVEVFKQRGFDVVSNGTENHLFLVSFVKQGLTGKAADAALGAANITVNKNSVPNDPQKPFVTSGIRVGTPSVTRRGFKEAEVTALAGWMCDVLDSIGKDNHEQMIAETKAKVLDICKRLPVYA; encoded by the coding sequence ATGTTAAAACGTGATATGAATATCGCTGATTACGATGCAGTATTATGGCAAGCCATTCAAGATGAAGATCGCCGTCAAGAAGAACATATTGAATTAATTGCATCTGAAAACTATGCAAGCCCACGTGTAATGCAGGCTCAAGGCTCACAATTAACCAATAAATATGCCGAAGGTTATCCGGGTAAACGTTACTATGGGGGTTGTGAGTATGTGGATATTGTAGAACAACTCGCGATTGACCGTGCGAAAGCATTGTTCGGGGCAGATTATGCCAACGTTCAACCGCATTCAGGCTCACAAGCGAATGCAGCCGTATATATGGCGTTGCTTAATCCGGGTGATACTATTTTAGGTATGAGTTTAGCGCACGGCGGGCATTTAACCCACGGTGCTTCAGTCAGCTTCTCTGGTAAAATTTATAAAGCAGAACAATACGGCATTACTGATGAAGGCTTAATTGATTATGAAGCATTACGCAAACAAGCCCAAGAAGTGAAACCGAAAATGATTGTTGCTGGTTTCTCTGCTTATTCGCAAGTTATGGATTGGGCAAAAATGCGTGAAATTGCCGATGAAGTTGGGGCATATTTATTTGTGGATATGGCTCACGTTGCCGGCTTAATTGCGGCGGGGGTTTATCCAAATCCGCTTCCACACGCTCATGTCGTGACGACAACAACCCATAAAACCTTAGCCGGTCCTCGAGGTGGTTTGATTTTATCTGCATCTGGTGATGAAGAAATGTATAAGAAACTGCAATCTGCTGTATTCCCAGCTGGTCAAGGTGGTCCGTTAATGCACGTTATTGCGGCAAAAGCGGTTTGTTTTAAAGAAGCTTTAGAGCCGGAATTTAAGGCATATCAGCAGCAGGTTGTGAAAAATGCGAAAGCAATGGTTGAGGTATTTAAGCAACGTGGTTTTGATGTGGTTTCAAACGGTACGGAAAACCATTTATTCCTTGTTAGCTTTGTAAAACAAGGTTTAACGGGGAAAGCGGCAGATGCTGCATTAGGGGCTGCGAACATTACCGTGAATAAAAACTCGGTACCGAATGACCCTCAAAAACCATTCGTGACTTCAGGTATTCGTGTGGGAACGCCTTCTGTAACCCGCCGTGGTTTTAAAGAAGCAGAAGTGACGGCACTAGCCGGCTGGATGTGCGATGTGTTAGATAGCATTGGTAAAGATAATCACGAACAAATGATTGCAGAGACTAAAGCGAAAGTTTTAGACATTTGTAAACGTTTACCAGTGTACGCATAA
- the ppnK gene encoding Probable inorganic polyphosphate/ATP-NAD kinase — protein MNQQKPFEVIAIVGTPRHDSAFETHLAVYNWLKDRDYQILVETEVATQLQLKESYSLDQIGQRAELVIVIGGDGNMLGIARALAKYRVPLIGINRGNLGFLTDIAPQTAFEQLYSCLVKNEYVIEERFLLEAFIERNGKIIAANNALNEIVVHPTQVARIIEFEVYIDGKFAFSQRADGLIVATPTGSTAYSLSAGGPILTPNMNAMALVPMHPHTLSSRPLVVDGDSQISLRFAKYNTPDLEVICDGQVNMHFTPEDRVLVRKSPDKLQLLHLKDYNYFTVLGSKLGWASKLF, from the coding sequence ATGAATCAGCAAAAACCGTTTGAAGTGATTGCGATTGTTGGCACACCTCGACACGATAGTGCATTTGAAACACATCTTGCCGTTTATAATTGGTTAAAAGATCGTGATTATCAAATTTTAGTGGAAACAGAGGTTGCCACTCAGTTACAGCTTAAGGAGAGTTACAGTTTAGATCAGATTGGTCAGCGTGCAGAGTTGGTGATTGTGATTGGTGGCGATGGTAATATGCTTGGCATCGCCCGAGCTTTAGCTAAATACCGAGTGCCATTGATAGGCATTAACCGGGGCAATCTGGGTTTTTTAACCGATATTGCACCTCAAACGGCTTTTGAACAGCTTTATAGCTGCTTGGTAAAAAATGAATATGTGATTGAAGAGCGATTCCTGTTAGAGGCTTTCATTGAGCGAAACGGTAAAATTATTGCCGCAAATAATGCCTTGAATGAAATTGTGGTTCACCCAACTCAAGTAGCTCGAATTATTGAATTTGAAGTTTATATTGACGGAAAATTCGCTTTTTCACAACGTGCAGATGGCTTGATTGTGGCAACGCCTACAGGCTCAACCGCCTATTCACTTTCTGCTGGTGGCCCGATTTTAACTCCGAATATGAATGCAATGGCATTAGTACCGATGCACCCTCACACCCTTTCTTCTCGTCCTTTAGTGGTTGATGGCGATAGCCAAATTTCACTTCGTTTTGCCAAATATAATACCCCTGATTTAGAAGTGATTTGTGACGGGCAGGTGAATATGCACTTTACGCCTGAAGATAGAGTCTTGGTGCGTAAAAGCCCAGATAAATTACAACTACTGCATTTAAAAGATTACAACTACTTTACCGTATTAGGCTCTAAATTAGGCTGGGCAAGTAAGCTGTTTTAA
- a CDS encoding Probable ABC transporter permease protein HI_1471, producing MKLYLTLIFTLIISLVVCTHLGAMSLPLSAWHCNNAECESAAYILWQIRLPRLLGALFIGAALAISGATMQGLFRNPLVDPGIIGVSSGAALSAALYIVMVQPLLPESISYYALPIAAFLGGWLVTFMLYLLSQRNGQLHIAIMLLIGIALAAFSGALTGILIYIADDNQLRSLTFWSMGSLAGMNWQMAAMMATVVFICSPLIWREHRALNALTLGEEDAQYIGFDIAKVKRRLVFYVALLTGTSVACVGAIGFVGLVIPHLMRLLGGSNHRHLLLNSLVCGAILLMIADTLARTLAAPAEIPIGIFTALFGAPFLAVMVWKSGKHI from the coding sequence TTGAAACTGTATTTAACCTTAATTTTCACTTTAATTATCAGCTTAGTGGTTTGTACCCATTTAGGGGCGATGTCATTACCCCTATCCGCTTGGCACTGCAACAACGCTGAATGCGAAAGTGCAGCCTATATTTTATGGCAAATCCGCCTGCCCCGCTTACTAGGAGCGTTGTTCATCGGGGCAGCTCTCGCTATTAGCGGAGCAACAATGCAAGGGCTGTTTCGCAATCCGTTAGTAGATCCGGGGATTATAGGTGTTTCTTCGGGGGCTGCATTGTCTGCGGCATTATATATTGTGATGGTTCAGCCACTATTGCCGGAATCAATCAGCTATTATGCTCTACCTATTGCCGCCTTTTTAGGTGGCTGGCTGGTGACTTTTATGCTTTATCTACTTTCTCAACGTAACGGGCAACTACATATCGCCATTATGCTATTAATTGGTATTGCTCTGGCTGCATTTAGCGGTGCTTTAACCGGCATACTGATTTACATTGCCGATGATAACCAACTGCGCAGTTTAACCTTTTGGAGTATGGGATCTTTAGCCGGTATGAATTGGCAAATGGCGGCAATGATGGCTACCGTTGTCTTCATTTGTAGCCCACTTATTTGGCGGGAACACCGTGCATTAAACGCCTTAACATTAGGTGAAGAAGATGCACAATACATTGGTTTTGACATTGCAAAAGTCAAACGTCGTCTTGTGTTTTACGTTGCCTTATTAACCGGCACAAGTGTTGCCTGTGTGGGCGCTATCGGCTTTGTCGGGTTGGTTATTCCGCATTTGATGCGTTTACTGGGAGGCAGTAACCACCGCCATTTATTACTCAATAGTTTGGTTTGCGGTGCAATTTTATTAATGATTGCGGATACCCTTGCCAGAACCCTAGCCGCCCCGGCAGAAATCCCGATTGGCATTTTTACCGCCTTATTTGGTGCGCCATTCCTTGCGGTAATGGTATGGAAGAGTGGGAAACATATCTAA
- a CDS encoding Uncharacterized iron-regulated protein — translation MLPRISSFLASLFMAFFLLGCSVSTQSLNEQNVDSIGQIIDLNTNQTISFTELLSRLSSQDYVLVGEEHTQLIHHQIELYLFNQLTKKAKLHLIALEMLNVDQQPAIDRIQFNQPVNLSATDLREAIQWQKWDWKMYQDLVVESLRSNSRVVATNLTDKEVEILLNGAEPLKGSVSTSTEVKQKIAQLLSSINHGSVYPMENMVAVQQFRDRRMAEKLVKNALSTSLLIAGNHHVRKDLGVPLHTAEYDRTKKVAVLMLKTEREGITSSQADYLWVTQ, via the coding sequence ATGTTACCTCGTATTTCCTCTTTTTTAGCTAGCCTTTTTATGGCTTTTTTTCTTTTAGGCTGCTCGGTTTCAACACAATCCCTTAATGAACAAAACGTGGACTCTATCGGCCAAATTATTGATCTGAATACCAATCAAACGATTTCATTTACTGAGCTACTTTCCCGTCTATCTTCTCAAGATTACGTTTTAGTTGGTGAGGAGCATACTCAGTTAATTCACCACCAAATTGAATTGTATTTATTTAATCAACTTACGAAGAAAGCCAAGTTACATTTAATTGCGTTGGAGATGTTAAATGTGGATCAGCAACCTGCGATTGATCGCATTCAGTTTAACCAACCGGTTAATTTATCAGCTACTGATTTAAGAGAGGCAATTCAATGGCAAAAATGGGATTGGAAGATGTATCAAGATTTAGTGGTAGAGAGTTTGCGTTCAAATAGTCGTGTTGTAGCCACTAACTTAACAGATAAAGAGGTTGAAATTTTATTAAATGGGGCAGAGCCATTAAAAGGTTCTGTATCCACTTCCACTGAAGTCAAACAAAAGATTGCACAATTACTGTCCTCAATAAATCACGGGAGTGTTTACCCGATGGAAAATATGGTGGCAGTACAACAATTCCGTGATCGCAGAATGGCAGAAAAATTAGTAAAAAATGCGTTATCGACTAGCTTGCTGATTGCAGGTAACCACCACGTTCGCAAAGATCTTGGCGTTCCGTTGCATACTGCGGAATATGACCGAACAAAAAAAGTAGCGGTGCTAATGCTTAAAACAGAGAGAGAAGGTATTACTTCTTCACAGGCAGATTATCTTTGGGTCACTCAATAA